Within Halorubrum lacusprofundi ATCC 49239, the genomic segment TCGGATCGCGCGGATCCCGGTCGACCGGATGTTGCCGAACTGGTCGACGGCGGTCCGCTTGATGTACCCGTCGCGGGTGACCATCGTGAGGAACTCGTCGTCGTCGAGATCGTCGGTGTTCACCACCGCCTCGATCTCCTCGCCGTCGTCGAGGTCGATGAGGTTGACCGCGGACTTGCCGCGGGCGGTCCGAGACATCTCCGGGATCTCGTAGGTCTTCAACTCGTAGATCTGCCCGTGGTTGGTGAAGACGAGCAGGTAGTCGTGGGAGTTGGCGGCGAACACGGAGGAGACGCGGTCGCCCTCTTTCAGATCGGTCCCGATGATCCCCTTCCCGCCGCGGTTCTGGGCGCGGAACGTGTCGAGCGACATCCGCTTGATGTAGTCGTCTTCGCTCATCACGACGACGCACTCCTCCTCCGGAATGAGGTCCTCGTGGGTTACGTCGCCGACATCCTCGATGAAGCTCGTGCGGCGCTCGTCGTCGTACTCGTCCTTGATCTCCCGTAGCTCCGTGATGATCACCTGATCGAGCTCGTCGGGGTCGCCGAGGATCGTCTCCAACCGCTCGATCCGAGCGGTCACGTCCTCGTACTCCGACTCGATCTCTTGGGTCTCCATCGAGGTGAGCGACCCGAGCTGCATCCGGACGATGTGTTCGGCCTGCGCCTCACTAAACTCGTAGTCGGCCTCAAGTGCCGCCTTCGCGGCGTCGCGGTCGTCGGAGTTCTGGATGGTCTCGACCACGTCGTCGACCTGTTCGAGCGCCTTCAGCCGCCCTTTGAGGATGTGCGCGCGATCCTCGCGCTCTGCAAGCTCGTGTTCGGAGCGGCGCCGGACCACGTCGCGGCGGTGCTCGACGTAGTATTCGAGCGTCTGCTTTAAGTCCAGCACCTGCGGCGAGCCGTCGACCAACGCGAGGTTGATGACGCCGAAGGTGCGTTCGAGGTGGCTCTCTAACAGCTGGTTCTTGACGACCTCGGCCATCGCGTCGCGCTTGAGCTCGACGACGACCCGGATCCCGTCGCGGTCGGACTCGTCGCGGAGGTCGCGGATCCCCTCAATCGAGCCATCGTTGACGTCCTCGGCGATGCGCTCGACGAGTCGGGACTTGTTCTGCTGGAAGGGGAGCTCCGAGATCACGATCCGACCCTCCTCCTCGTCGACCTCGAACTCGGCGCGGACGCGAACGCGACCGCGGCCGGTCTTGTACGCCTTGTGGACCGCGTTCCGACCGACGATGTTCGCGCCGGTCGGGAAGTCCGGCCCCTTGACGTGTTCCATCAGATCCTCGACGGTGCAGTCGGGCTCTTTGATCAGCGCGACCGTGGCGTCGATCACCTCACCGAGGTTGTGTGGCGGGATGTTCGTCGACATCCCGACCGCGATCCCGGAGGAGCCGTTGACGAGCAGGTTGGGGAACGCCGCCGGCAACACCTCGGGCTCTTCGAGCCGGTCGTCGTAGTTCGACGTAAAATCGACCGTGTCGCGTTCGATGTCGGCTAACAGCTCCTCGGCGATGGGGGACATCCGAGCCTCCGTGTACCGCATCGCGGCCGGCGGGTCGCCGTCGACGGAACCGAAGTTCCCCTGCCCGTCGACGAGGGGGTACCGCATCGAGAAGTCCTGGGCCATCCGCGCGAGCGTGTCGTAGATGGCGCTGTCACCGTGCGGGTGGTAGTCACCCATCGTCTCGCCTACCACGGATGAGGACTTGCGGTGTGCCGAGTTGCTGGTGACGCCCGCCTCGTGCATCGCGTAGAGGATGCGTCGGTGAACGGGTTTGAGCCCGTCTCGAACGTCGGGGAGCGCGCGACCCGCGATCACCGACATCGCGTAGTCGATGTACGACTGCTCCATCTCGTCTTCGATGCGGGCGTTCGTCACCTGCGCGGCGCCGACGTCGCTCGGGTCGGCGTCTGGCACGTCGGAGCTCATATATCCACCCACTCCGCCTCGGTGGCGTGCTCTTTGATGAACTGCTTGCGCGGCTCGACCGCGTCACCCATCAACACATTGAACATGCGGTCGGCGGCGGCCGCGTCGTCGATGTTGATCCGCTTGAGCCGCCGGTTCTCGGGGTCCATCGTCGTATCCCACAGCTGATCGGGGTTCATCTCGCCGAGGCCCTTGAATCGCTGGACCTGGGCGGGGTTCCCGTCGCACTCTTCCGCGACGATCCGGTCGCGCTCCGCCTCGGTCATCGCGTCGTACGTCTCGCCGCGGTACCGGACGCGGTACAGCGGGGGCTGGGCCGCGTACACGTAGCCCGCTTCGAGCAGGGGCTTCATGTGGCGGTACAGGAGCGTGAGAAGCAGCGTCCGGATGTGGGCGCCGTCGACGTCGGCGTCCGTCATGATGATAATCTTGTTGTACCGGACATCGTCGATGTCGAACTCCTCACCGATTCCCGCGCCGATCGCGGTGATCAGCGCGCGGATCTCGTCGTTTTCGAGAATCCGGTCGAGCCGGTGTTTCTCGACGTTGAGGATCTTCCCTTTAAGCGGGAGGATCGCCTGGTTCTTCCGATTTCGGCCCTGCTTGGCCGAGCCGCCCGCGGAGTCGCCCTCGACGACGAACAGCTCCGCCTCTTCCGGGTCGCGGGTCTGACAGTCGGCGAGCTTGCCCGGCAGCGCCGTCGACTCCAGCGCGGACTTGCGCCGGGTCAGCTCTTCGGCCTTCTTCGCCGCCTTGCGCGCCCGCGCGGCCTCCGCGGCCTTGTGGACGACTTTCCGGGCGGTGTCGGGATTCTCCTCGAAGAAGGTCCCGAGCTTGTCGTGGGTGGCGGACTCGACGATGCCGCGGACCTCGCTGTTGCCGAGCTTCGTCTTCGTCTGCCCCTCGAACTGCGGGTCGGGATGTTTCACCGAGATGACCGCCGTGAGCCCCTCGCGCACATCTTCGCCTTTGAGGTTCGCCTCGAGGTCGTCGACGAGCCCGTGAGTGTTGGCGTAGTCGTTGACGGTCCGGGTCAGGGCGGTCTTGAAGCCGGTGAGGTGGGTGCCGCCCTCGCGGGTGTTGATGTTGTTCGCGAACGCGTGGACGGAGCCCTGCAGCTCCTCGGTCGCCTGCATCGCGACCTCGACGTGGATGTCGTCGTCCTCGTCTTCGAAGTAGATGACCTCGTCGTGGATCGGCGTCCGCGCCTCGTTGAGGTAGCCGACGAACTCCCGAATGCCGCCCTCGTAGCGGAACGTCTCCTCGTCGCCAGCGTCGTCGACGCCCTCCTCGTCGCGCTCGTCGATCAGGGTGACGGCGACGCCGGAGTTGAGGAACGCCAGCTCACGCAGGCGGCTGGCGAGCGTCGAGAACTCGAAGGCGGTGGTCTCGAAGATCTCCTCGTCGGGCCAAAATCGGATGTACGTGCCCGTCTCTTCGTCGTCGTTGAGGTCGCGAACGCGCTCGAAGCCGTCCTCGGCGGGCTCGCCGCGGGCGAACTCGTGACGGTAGACGCCGCCGTCGCGTTTCACCTCGACCTCCAGCCGCTCGGAGAGGGCGTTGACGACGCTGACGCCGACGCCGTGGAGTCCCCCAGAGACCTGGTAGGACTTGGAGTCGAACTTCCCGCCGGCGTGGAGAATGGTCATGATCACTTCGAGCGCCGGGCGGTCGTACTTCTCGTGGATGTCGACCGGGATCCCTCGACCGTCGTCGCTGACGCTGACGGAGTTGTCGTCGTGGATCGTGACCGTGATATCGTCGCAGTACCCCGCGAGCGCCTCATCGATGGAGTTGTCGACGACCTCGTAGACGAGATGGTGGAGCCCCCGACCGTCCGTGGACCCGATATACATCGCCGGACGTTTACGGACGGCCTGCAGGCCTTCGAGGACCTGGATCTGGCCGGCTCCGTATTCGCTCTGCTCTGACATAGAACTTGGTGGAGGTAATCCATGCCGGGTTATAAAGTCGGCGCACGCGCGCGGGCGTGAGAGTCGGATCCACCATAAACGGTGGTCTACTCCATTACAAACAGTGACCTACCGTCGGTCGAGGGCGACCCGCGCCCGCTCGATGATCGCGGCGCGGACCCGATCCGGAGCCGTACCCTTGCTGCCCTCGCCGAACCGAACGGGCGTCTCCCTCGCGATCGCCTCGACGACTCGGTCGGCGACCGCGTCGACGGTCGCGCCCGCGTTCCGCCGATCGAGGTCGTCGACGACGCGCTCGAACCGGTCGTCGGTGGCATACTCCGAAACGATCGCCTCGATATCGTCTGGAACGTCGACTTCCGGAACGGTCTCGCCCGCGTCCGTCGCCGTACCCGCTGCGAGAAGCTTCCCGCGTCCTTGGCGCTTGTTGCGCACGACGACCCCGGCGGCCGGACCGTCGCGCCACGCCGAGTCGGGGATCGCGTAGGCCTCCGGGTCGAAGTCGCGGGCGTTCACCTCGCGCTCGACCGCGTTGACCGAGTCGAGGCCGACCCCCTCAAAGATGGCCGCGGCTGCGTCCGGCGGACGGAACGATCCCGTCCCCGACGCCGCCTGTGACCCCGCCTGCGACGCGATCCACACGTCGGTCCCGAGGAACGGCGGAAGCCGGTCCCAGTCGTAATCGGTTCCCTGATAGTGGGTGGCGACGCCGAAGAAGATCACGCCCTCGGGGTCGTCGACCGCGTCTCGGAGGGCCTCGCGGTCGAACCGGTCGCGGACGTGCCTGACGGCGGGCCGGAGCGCGATGGGGACCGTCTCTGGGTCCGCGTACGTCGTTTCGGGGTCGCCAAAGCGGAGGAGGCCGGACTCGTCCATCCGGAATCGGAGCCCCGTCCCGTCGATCAGTTCGAGGAGCCAGAGGTGGCCCGTGAGGAGGTCGTCGGGGGCCTGCGAGTCGCGAACGTCGGGAAGGTGTGGGAACGAGCGCATGGGTGGGCGATGATGGGTCGTCGAAGCGTGCGTCCCGGAGCGGGTTGGCTCTTGGGAGTCGACAGCGTGGCCCAACGTGCACGCTGAGCCCGCCCGACTGTGCCTCTCGCTCCCACAGCTACAAGCCGCCCCCAGACGTACCGGCGTCCGATGCTACCGATCGCAGACTCCTTCGAACACGACTATCAGGGCTGTGAGATCCGGTACGGCCGCGGGCGCGTCGCCGAACTCGGCGATGCCCTCGACGAACGGGAACTCGGTGACGCCCTCGTCGTCTGCGGCTCGAACGTCGGCGCCAACGAGGACCTGATGGACCCGATACGCGAAGGGCTCGGTGACCGGCTCGCAGGGGTCTTCGACGGGACGACCCCGGACAAGCGCGTCGAGACGGCGTTCGATCTGCTCGATCGACGGGCCGAGGTCGGCGCAGACGCTCTCGTCGCGGTCGGCGGCGGGAGCAGCCTCGACATCGCGCGGCAGGCGACGCTCCTCGATGTCGACGGGCGGGACCTCGCTGACCTTCGCGCGGACGCTGAGGTCGGGGCGGACGCGCTCGGCGACCTCGCACCCAGGACCGACCCCGCGCTCCCCGTCGTCGTGATTCCGACGACGTTCGCGGGCGCAGACGTCTCGACAGGCGGCTCACTGGAGGTGCTCGACGCGGACGCCTCGCCCACCGGCCAGCCGATGACGGTCAGCGGCGGGGGCGCGATGCCCGCGATCGACCTCGCGGACCCGGCGCTGTTCGAGACGACCCCGCAGTCGGTGCTGGCGGGCTCGGCCATGAACGGATTCAACAAGGGGATCGAGACGCCGTACGCTGCCGACGCTTCGCCCGTGAGCGACGCGACCGCGGTCCACGGGACGCGGCTCCTGCGGGACGCGCTCCCGCACGTCGCCGGCGACCGGCCCGACGATCCGGCGGCGACCGACCGCGCCGTGGTCGGCGCGCTGCTCGTCCAACTCGGACGGAAGATCTCGGTGATTCACGCGTTCGGCCACGGCTTCGCGCGTCGGTACGACGTACAGCAGGGGACCGTCCACGCGGTGGTCGCGCCGCACGTCCTCGCGTACCTCTTCGACGAGGTGGACGCGAGCCGGCGGGCGCTCGCGAACGGGCTCGGCGTCGCGACCGCGGGCCGCGACGACGCCGCGATCGCCGAGGACGTGGTTAGCGAGGTCGCCGCGGTCCGCGACTCCCTCCCGGTCCCCTCGCGGCTCCGCGAGCTGGACCCGGTCGACGAAGACGATTTCCCCGCGATCGCCGAGTACATCGCCGACGACTGGTCGATGGAACAGGCCCCCGCCGACCTCGACGCGACGCCCGAAGCGATCGAGGGTGTGCTACGCGAGGCGTGGTGAAGATCGTTTATAACTGGTGCTGGATGCGACGTGGCTCACTTATAAACAATAGCGCGGTGGCGCGTGCCGGCGAGGCCGCCCCGCGGCCGAGCCCCACGCGCGAGGGAGTCGCTGGCGGCAGTAGCCGCCAGCGACAAGGCTGGGGAGGCACGAGGTGCGGCCGCAGTGCGGGGCTTTGGAGGCATTCGTATCGATCAGTCCTTTATAAGTAACCACGACAGCGTACAGCCGAGCGGCCGGGGATTTGGCGGTGTTCACCGCCGATCCGCAGACAACCGTTTAAAAGTGACCGCCTTAGTCGTCCACGGGAGCGTCCGGCCGGTACGCCTCGCTGATCGCCTTCCACTTCCCGGACCGGAACCGCCAGTAGTTGATCGCGGCGGGGATCGTCGTCTCGGCGACGAACGCCAAGTACACGCCCCACAGCCCGATCGCGGGGAGCGCGATCTCCGGGATCGTCACGCCGAGCCCCGGCACGTCGATGGCGGGCGTCGCCTCGTACGCCCCGACGTACGCCAGCGGAATCGACACGCAGAACATGCCGAGGAACTGGCTCGCGAAGGGGATCTTCGTGTCGCCGGCCGCGTCGAGCGGCCCCGCCGCTCCACCCGAGATCCCCTGGAAGACGACGGCGACGCAGGCCGCGTACACGAACGTGATCGCGATCGGCACCTCGGGGCTCTCCGGGCTCTCCGCGAACAGCGCCACGATGTCGCCTGCGAAGACGGCCGTCAGCGCCGCGAAGACCACGTACGTCGCCACGGAAAAGCGGATGATGTCGCGGGCGTACGCCTCCGCCTCTGCGGGGTCCTCGCCGCCGAGCTCCTGCCCGACCAGACTGGAGGAGGCGAGCCCGAAGCCCCAGCCGGGGGCGTTCATGATCCCCCAGATACGCCGGGCGATGACGAACGCGGCGACGGTGTTCTCGCCGAACACGTCGAGGATGGCGAGCATTGGGAACTCCGCGGCCGTCCACACGAGGTTGCGCGCGCCGACCGGAACCCCGATCTCGACGAGGTCGTGGAGCATGTCCGGGTTCACGTACGAGCCGAACGGGTCGATCGCGATCGGGAACTCGCCCATTCCGGGGAGTCGCCCCCGCAGGAGCCCGACCGCGAACGCGGCGACGGCGAGCACGTTCGAGAGGACGGTACCGAGCGCGGCGCCCTCGACGCCCCACCCCAGCCCGAAGATGAACGCGGCGCTGAGCACGATGTTCGCGATCGCGCCGCCGGCTCGAACCTGCATCGCGGTGTAGGCGTCGTCGCAGCCGACCAGCACCCGGCTGCCGACGAGGTTGAGCGCGGCGAATGGAACGCCGAGCCCGACGATCCGGAGGTAGTCGGCGCCGAACGCGATCGCGGCCTCGTTGCTGCTCAACACGTCGATGAAACGCGTCGGGAACGTCCAGAAGGTGACCGAGACGGGGATCGTGATCACGATAGCGAGGAGGACGCTCGCCCGGACGGCGTCGCCCAGTTCCGCGTACGCCTCCGCGCCGAACCGCTGGGAGACTAAGGCGATGGTGCCGCCGGCGACGCCGCCGCCGAGCGCGAACGCGAGCCCCCAGTAGGGGCCGGCGAAGCCGACGCCGGCGACCGCGCTGGTGCCGACGGCGACGCCGACCATCGCCACGTCGACCGCGTTCTTCGACATCCGGGCGATCCCCGTGACGATCCGCGGCCACGCGAGGTCCGTCGTCCGGACCACGCGGTGACGGTCGATCAGCCCCGCCCTCGCGAGGGCGAAGCCGATGTATAAGATTAGCGCACGGAACGGGTTCGGGAGGCGGGCCACTGCGGATACGCTCCTTTCTCTGTGGGTAGTAAAGGGATTTCGTCACGCGGCGGGCGTTTCCGGATCGGGAACCTGAAACGCGGCGACGACGGCGAGATCGACCTCAGGTACCAGACCACAGGCGCCCGATCTCAGGCGCCCGAGACGAGGTACACCGACGCCACGGCGAAAGCGATCCCCACCGCCTTCCGAGCGGTGAACGACTCGCCCAGAAAGACGAAGCCGATCACCGAGGAGAACACGAGGAACATCGCGAAGATGGGCGTCACGACGCTCACCGGACCGAGCGCGAGCGAGCGGTACAGCGCTAAGATTCCGATCCCGAGGAAGACGCCGGCCGCGAGCACGTGGACGATTTTCGGCGAAGTGAGATGGCCGACGAACCCCTGTCCGGTGTACGCGAGCACGCCCACGGCCATGCAGATGAGAAGCGAGTTAGAGATCACCACGGCGACGTCGCTCGGGACCGCATTCGGTCCCGTGGTCGCGACCCGCATCAGCGGCGAGACGAGCGCGTACGCGCCCATTGCGAGGAGCGCGTAGGGGAGATAGGTAGCGTCCATACCGGCCGGTCGGCCGGGGCGAACTAGTGCCTACCGAACCGCGGCCACCGATCTACGTTTCACAGCGCGAAGCTACTGACCTGTGCCCGCCGAGTCCGTCGATTCCGCGGACTCGGCGTGCTCCGAGCCGGCCCCATTGATGGGTACCGCGTCGCCCGTGGGAACGGAGACCGTGACGATCGTCCCGTGGGGCTCCCGCTCCGCGAAGGAGACGCTCCCGCCTACCTGGTCGATCCCCCACTTCACGATCCACAGGCCGATTCCGCTGCCGTGCTCCAGCGGCGTCTCCGTGCCGTGCGCCAGGACCTCGTACTCCGCCGGGTCGATCCCCGGCCCGTCGTCGGCGACAGAGAGTTCGACCCAGCCGTTCTCGACGGCCGCCTCGAGCCACACGGACGGCGCGGCCGCGTCGTTGTGCTCGACCGCGTTCGAACAGAGGTTCGACGCAACGACCCGGAGGGTCGCCGGCACGCTTACATCCGGTAGATCGCCGTCGACCGACACCCGTGCGTCGGGAGATTCTGCGCGGAGGTCCGCGACCGCCTCGTCGACCACCTCGGACAGCGGGACCGGCGGCTCCGGCTCCGAGACCGGGTCGAACAGCTCGCTGGCGGTCCGGGTGCGCTCGCTGAGATCGAGGATACGCGAGGCGCTCTTCTTGACGATCGACAGCGCCCGTTCGTCGCTCGGGTTCGTCATCAGCTGATCGGCGTACCCGTGGATCAGGTTCGTCTCGGTCCGAACGTCGTGCCGGAACACCCTGTTGAGCACGTTCAGCCGCTGCTGCTGGCCGAGGTACTCGCCCACGTCGTGGAAGACGATAAGGCGGCCGACCGCTCGCCCGTGGTCGTCGCTCACGCCTCGCACCGTGATCTCGTAGGGCTGCCGACCGTTCCGCCCCACGATCGAGAGCGGGCCGATGTCGCCGCGATCGCCGTTGAGCGAGTCGTAGCGGGGGATGACCGTACTCGCCGCCTCTCCAACCGCCGTCCGCCGGTCGACTTCGAACACGTCGGCAGCACTGCGGTTCAAGTCGAGTACGTGGCCCTCGGTACCGACGACGAACACGGGATCGTGAAGCTGCTCGAACACCAGCTGGCGCGCCCGCCGTCGCGGCGCGGGCGTGAGCGTGAGCAGGCGGAACCGCGAGAGCGCGAGGAGGTACGCGACCCCGGAGACGGCGAATGCGAGCGGCGTGGGATCGAGTCCGGGAACCGGGATGGCGCCAGTAACGTGGAGGAGGCTGCTGACCCACGGTGCCGCCGTGCCCACGAGCAGCGCCGCGCTCTGTCCTCGGAACGGGCGGGCGTCGTCACGGACGAGCTGGAGGATCGGGACCGATCCAATCAGCCCCAGAAGGTAGGTGTAGCCGGCGATGACGTAGTACCACGGCCCGGGGTCGACGCGGAGAAACGACCCGACTGCGGTGTCGGCGACCTCACGGTTGGCGACGATGAGTCCGGCCGGGTCACCCGTCGCGACCACGAGAACGGTTATCGCCGGCGCGACGCAGGCCGCCGCCACGACTCCGGGTCTCACGTACCGGTCCCGGCCCGTGTACTCCAGTGCGAACAACAGCCACCCTACCGGAACCAGCACCACCCCGACCCACTGAATGTCGTACCAGAGCGCCTTCGCGGCCAGCGTCGACGCCTCCAACTCGAAGACGAGAAACGTCGTCCACCAGACCTGCCCGAGGAGCAGCAGCGCGAGCCACGTCGCACCCGCGTCCGGGCGCTCCCGCCACGCGAGGATCGCCGCGGA encodes:
- the gyrA gene encoding DNA gyrase subunit A, coding for MSSDVPDADPSDVGAAQVTNARIEDEMEQSYIDYAMSVIAGRALPDVRDGLKPVHRRILYAMHEAGVTSNSAHRKSSSVVGETMGDYHPHGDSAIYDTLARMAQDFSMRYPLVDGQGNFGSVDGDPPAAMRYTEARMSPIAEELLADIERDTVDFTSNYDDRLEEPEVLPAAFPNLLVNGSSGIAVGMSTNIPPHNLGEVIDATVALIKEPDCTVEDLMEHVKGPDFPTGANIVGRNAVHKAYKTGRGRVRVRAEFEVDEEEGRIVISELPFQQNKSRLVERIAEDVNDGSIEGIRDLRDESDRDGIRVVVELKRDAMAEVVKNQLLESHLERTFGVINLALVDGSPQVLDLKQTLEYYVEHRRDVVRRRSEHELAEREDRAHILKGRLKALEQVDDVVETIQNSDDRDAAKAALEADYEFSEAQAEHIVRMQLGSLTSMETQEIESEYEDVTARIERLETILGDPDELDQVIITELREIKDEYDDERRTSFIEDVGDVTHEDLIPEEECVVVMSEDDYIKRMSLDTFRAQNRGGKGIIGTDLKEGDRVSSVFAANSHDYLLVFTNHGQIYELKTYEIPEMSRTARGKSAVNLIDLDDGEEIEAVVNTDDLDDDEFLTMVTRDGYIKRTAVDQFGNIRSTGIRAIRLEDGDELVDVEVTNGGTDIVIGSRNGMAIRFAESEARAMGRTARGVIGIDLREGDAVAGVAAIDEDRHNWVLTVTENGYGKRSDLDEYRLQSRNGKGLIDIKTGDRNGEAVAIEAVTYGDHLLAMSDNGQIMRTRVEEISTVGRNTKGVIVMNLDPDDTVASVDIVSESVHGGETDVEGDE
- the gyrB gene encoding DNA topoisomerase (ATP-hydrolyzing) subunit B; this encodes MSEQSEYGAGQIQVLEGLQAVRKRPAMYIGSTDGRGLHHLVYEVVDNSIDEALAGYCDDITVTIHDDNSVSVSDDGRGIPVDIHEKYDRPALEVIMTILHAGGKFDSKSYQVSGGLHGVGVSVVNALSERLEVEVKRDGGVYRHEFARGEPAEDGFERVRDLNDDEETGTYIRFWPDEEIFETTAFEFSTLASRLRELAFLNSGVAVTLIDERDEEGVDDAGDEETFRYEGGIREFVGYLNEARTPIHDEVIYFEDEDDDIHVEVAMQATEELQGSVHAFANNINTREGGTHLTGFKTALTRTVNDYANTHGLVDDLEANLKGEDVREGLTAVISVKHPDPQFEGQTKTKLGNSEVRGIVESATHDKLGTFFEENPDTARKVVHKAAEAARARKAAKKAEELTRRKSALESTALPGKLADCQTRDPEEAELFVVEGDSAGGSAKQGRNRKNQAILPLKGKILNVEKHRLDRILENDEIRALITAIGAGIGEEFDIDDVRYNKIIIMTDADVDGAHIRTLLLTLLYRHMKPLLEAGYVYAAQPPLYRVRYRGETYDAMTEAERDRIVAEECDGNPAQVQRFKGLGEMNPDQLWDTTMDPENRRLKRINIDDAAAADRMFNVLMGDAVEPRKQFIKEHATEAEWVDI
- a CDS encoding EamA family transporter — translated: MDATYLPYALLAMGAYALVSPLMRVATTGPNAVPSDVAVVISNSLLICMAVGVLAYTGQGFVGHLTSPKIVHVLAAGVFLGIGILALYRSLALGPVSVVTPIFAMFLVFSSVIGFVFLGESFTARKAVGIAFAVASVYLVSGA
- a CDS encoding MATE family efflux transporter, whose translation is MARLPNPFRALILYIGFALARAGLIDRHRVVRTTDLAWPRIVTGIARMSKNAVDVAMVGVAVGTSAVAGVGFAGPYWGLAFALGGGVAGGTIALVSQRFGAEAYAELGDAVRASVLLAIVITIPVSVTFWTFPTRFIDVLSSNEAAIAFGADYLRIVGLGVPFAALNLVGSRVLVGCDDAYTAMQVRAGGAIANIVLSAAFIFGLGWGVEGAALGTVLSNVLAVAAFAVGLLRGRLPGMGEFPIAIDPFGSYVNPDMLHDLVEIGVPVGARNLVWTAAEFPMLAILDVFGENTVAAFVIARRIWGIMNAPGWGFGLASSSLVGQELGGEDPAEAEAYARDIIRFSVATYVVFAALTAVFAGDIVALFAESPESPEVPIAITFVYAACVAVVFQGISGGAAGPLDAAGDTKIPFASQFLGMFCVSIPLAYVGAYEATPAIDVPGLGVTIPEIALPAIGLWGVYLAFVAETTIPAAINYWRFRSGKWKAISEAYRPDAPVDD
- a CDS encoding iron-containing alcohol dehydrogenase family protein, which codes for MLPIADSFEHDYQGCEIRYGRGRVAELGDALDERELGDALVVCGSNVGANEDLMDPIREGLGDRLAGVFDGTTPDKRVETAFDLLDRRAEVGADALVAVGGGSSLDIARQATLLDVDGRDLADLRADAEVGADALGDLAPRTDPALPVVVIPTTFAGADVSTGGSLEVLDADASPTGQPMTVSGGGAMPAIDLADPALFETTPQSVLAGSAMNGFNKGIETPYAADASPVSDATAVHGTRLLRDALPHVAGDRPDDPAATDRAVVGALLVQLGRKISVIHAFGHGFARRYDVQQGTVHAVVAPHVLAYLFDEVDASRRALANGLGVATAGRDDAAIAEDVVSEVAAVRDSLPVPSRLRELDPVDEDDFPAIAEYIADDWSMEQAPADLDATPEAIEGVLREAW
- a CDS encoding histidine kinase N-terminal 7TM domain-containing protein, whose amino-acid sequence is MIGLSPLSVALLTAVVTGTSAAILAWRERPDAGATWLALLLLGQVWWTTFLVFELEASTLAAKALWYDIQWVGVVLVPVGWLLFALEYTGRDRYVRPGVVAAACVAPAITVLVVATGDPAGLIVANREVADTAVGSFLRVDPGPWYYVIAGYTYLLGLIGSVPILQLVRDDARPFRGQSAALLVGTAAPWVSSLLHVTGAIPVPGLDPTPLAFAVSGVAYLLALSRFRLLTLTPAPRRRARQLVFEQLHDPVFVVGTEGHVLDLNRSAADVFEVDRRTAVGEAASTVIPRYDSLNGDRGDIGPLSIVGRNGRQPYEITVRGVSDDHGRAVGRLIVFHDVGEYLGQQQRLNVLNRVFRHDVRTETNLIHGYADQLMTNPSDERALSIVKKSASRILDLSERTRTASELFDPVSEPEPPVPLSEVVDEAVADLRAESPDARVSVDGDLPDVSVPATLRVVASNLCSNAVEHNDAAAPSVWLEAAVENGWVELSVADDGPGIDPAEYEVLAHGTETPLEHGSGIGLWIVKWGIDQVGGSVSFAEREPHGTIVTVSVPTGDAVPINGAGSEHAESAESTDSAGTGQ